In Octopus bimaculoides isolate UCB-OBI-ISO-001 chromosome 26, ASM119413v2, whole genome shotgun sequence, the DNA window AcacttggagtgattggcattaggaagggcgtctagccttagaaaccttgtcagatcaaattgaaacctggtgcagctccccaccttaccagtttttagtcaaactgtccaacccatgccagaatggaaagcggatattaaatgatgatgatggtgatgatgattctctgtgtgtattacatacaggtatgtggctaagtggttagggtgtgacattcatgattgtaagattgtggtttcgatttctaaACTGAGCAAAATTATATGAATGGCTAGTGGGgcccaccagaatgaaatagtaatcaaaggggtccttagataaaaaaaatggttgagaacctgaAGAAATTTTTGCTGtagatgtatttattggtatatattgcaagaaatggctaattttctttctctaacattttacatagttcaacctacacaagttaatgggtgaaaaacaaaataggaattttgaaagaggtttctataaaattagtttttaagcatcaaatggctatgggacATAATAGTAAACGAAGGGGTCCTTAGTTAAAAAGTGTTTGAGAACTATTGCTCTAGATGTTTGCTgctaatttcaatttttaaactaatttcatattttacttttgcAGATTGAAAAATGTAGAAACTAACATGGAGACAGCAATGGAGTTTGCCCCTGAAAGTTTCGGTCAAGTCCACATGTTATACATTGATTGCAATGTTAATGGTCATCCTGTGAAAGCTTTTGTTGATTCAGGTAACAGTCAAGTCTTGCTTCTTTaaccccttttgttactatatttctgttgggAAGCActtctgggcgaaatgcttagcggtatttcgtctgctgtaatgttctgagttcaaatcccgcccaggtcgactttgcctttcatcctttcggggtcgataaattaagtaccagttacacactggggtcgatgtaatcgacttaatccctttgtctgtccttgtttgtcccctctatgtttagccccttgtgggcaataaagaaacaagaaacatagaagagaaattaatgagaCAACTGAGTTTTACATCCTTTCATTTAAAAATCTGTCTGCAACTGATAAAGAATGCAGGGCCATGGGACCTTCTGTCACTGGTTACCACCTGGAGGTTTTGATTGGGGCTTTGGCAATGGGGAGGTTATGGAGTAACAGGCATGCCTGCACCTAATGGTTAGGAACTTTGtggaattattaattttaaaaatttttttatctgattCTTTAACAAACATCGAAATGTTATTTAATGTTAAACTGTATCCATTCTCTGACAGGTGCTCAAATGACTATCATGAGTCAATCATGTGCAGAACGCTGCAACATCATGAGGCTCGTAGACAATCGATGGGCAGGGATTGCGAAAGGTGTTGGTACACAGAAAATTATTGGAAGAGTACACTTAGGTGAGTACAAGAGTATGTTTCAGATGACATGGCTATTAAATGTTGGATTCATCAATTACTTTTTTACATCTACtagaagcaatcatcatcatcatgcttagcggtatttcgtctgtctttacattttgagttcaaattctgccgaggctgattttgcctttcatccattctgggtcaataaattaagtaccagttgcatactggggttgatctaatcgactggcccccttccaaaaaattttgggccttttacctagagtagaaagaataatgataataataataatgatgatgatgatgagaatgttcAGTGTCTTGACTTTTGATCATTTCTCTTTGTGTTGCAGGTCAAATTCAAATTGGTCCAGATTTCCTTCAGTCTTCATTCTCAATATTGGAAGACCAGCCCGTGGATATGTTGTTAGGGCTGGACATGCTTCGACGGcatcaggtgtgtatatatgtatatNNNNNNNNNNNNNNNNNNNNNNNNNNNNNNNNNNNNNNNNNNNNNNNNNNNNNNNNNNNNNNNNNNNNNNNNNNNNNNNNNNNNNNNNNNNNNNNNNNNNNNNNNNNNNNNNNNNNNNNNNNNNNNNNNNNNNNNNNNNNNNNNNNNNNNNNNNNNNNNNNNNNNNNNNNNNNNNNNNNNNNNNNNNNNNNNNNNNNNNNNNNNNNNNNNNNNNNNNNNNNNNNNNNNNNNNNNNNNNNNNNNNNNNNNNNNNNNNNNNNNNNNNNNNNNNNNNNNNNNNNNNNNNNNNNNNNNNNNNNNNNNNNNNNNNNNNNNNNNNNNNNNNNNNNNNNNNNNNNNNNNNNNNNNNNNNNNNNNNNNNNNNNNNNNNNNNNNNNNNNNNNNNNNNNNNNNNNNNNNNNNNNNNNNNNNNNNNNNNNNNNNNNNNNNNNNNNNNNNNNNNNNNNNNNNNNNNNNNNNNNNNNNNNNNNNNNNNNNNNNNNNNNNNNNNNNNNNNNNNNNNNNNNNNNNNNNNNNNNNNNNNNNNNNNNNNNNNNNNNNNNNNNNNNNNNNNNNNNNNNNNNNNNNNNNNNNNNNNNNNNNNNNNNNNNNNNNNNNNNNNNNNNNNNNNNNNNNNNNNNNNNNNNNNNNNNNNNNNNNNNNNNNNNNNNNNNNNNNNNNNNNNNNNNNNNNNNNNNNNNNNNNNNNNNNNNNNNNNNNNNNNNNNNNNNNNNNNNNNNNNNNNNNNNNNNNNNNNNNNNNNNNNNNNNNNNNNNNNNNNNNNNNNNNNNNNNNNNNNNNNNNNNNNNNNNNNNNNNNNNNNNNNNNNNNNNNNNNNNNNNNNNNNNNNNNNNNNNNNNNNNNNNNNNNNNNNNNNNNNNNNNNNNNNNNNNNNNNNNNNNNNNNNNNNNNNNNNNNNNNNNNNNNNNNNNNNNNNNNNNNNNNNNNNNNNNNNNNNNNNNNNNNNNNNNNNNNNNNNNNNNNNNNNNNNNNNNNNNNNNNNNNNNNNNNNNNNNNNNNNNNNNNNNNNNNNNNNNNNNNNNNNNNNNNNNNNNNNNNNNNNNNNNNNNNNNNNNNNNNNNNNNNNNNNNNNNNNNNNNNNNNNNNNNNNNNNNNNNNNNNNNNNNNNNNNNNNNNNNNNNNNNNNNNNNNNNNNNNNNNNNNNNNNNNNNNNNNNNNNNNNNNNNNNNNNNNNNNNNNNNNNNNNNNNNNNNNNNNNNNNNNAAATGCTCATAGAAATCACGTAAGCCTGAGTGAGGctatagaagacccttgcccaaggtgctgtgcaatagtactgaacccaaaaccatgtgggtagaaaacaaatttcttactcACATAACCTGaagtattattttctttatatttttattgtttttttttttgttctctttccaGTGTTCAATAGATTTAAAACGAAATGTGTTAGTGATTGGCACAACAGGTACAGAAACCCCATTCCTCAGTGAATCTGAGCTTCCTGAACATGCACGGTTAAACCTGTTACAGAGACCTTCATCAAGTATAGAAAGTGAGGATCAACAATTAGCTGAAGCTCTGGCACGATCTGCTGAAGAGGCCTCAGGTAAGGTTATCCCTCCCCATCGTAATAATGTGTTAATGGCAACATTGTGATGTTAATGCTGAACTTCCTGTAACTTGAAGGCTTGGCTGTCATtaagagttttgcttcccaaTGGCAAtgtattgggttcagtcccactgtatggcatctttagggagtgtcttctactaagagctccaggccaaccaaaatctttgtgaggggatttggtagacagaaactgaaagaatcttctgtgtgtgtgtggtgagggcatatccagtgccatataaaaagctcTAATGTCAGTGGCATGttaaaaagcactcagcatacactgtaaagtggttggcattagaaaaggcatccagctatagaaactctgccagatcagattggaccctggtgcagccatctggttcgccagtcctcagtcaaacagtccaacccatgctagcatggaaggtggatgttaaacaatgatgatgatgatatatgcatgatTAGAGGCTATGTtagcctcatgaagggatggtgtcatccaaggaaatactggttcaatacctaatatttttaGAGAAgtgatttccttaaaataataaatatatatataaaaccatatagtttatatttgtataaaagaagaaaaagaaaatggagattgggtggttaataataaacaattattttgacgagggttctctttctttctttttcttctgagattctgtttattttaatttcagcAAAACACGTGATGGTTTCTAGTCGTAAGCTGACCTCCACATCCACTGCTATCTCAGGCTCCAAACCAACAGCCACAGTTTCATCTCCTCCTCACATTCCCCCAACCTCTCCACCACAAACATTCTCAGAGGAAGCCATGCTGCGACTCATGTCCTACGGATTCGAAAGACAACAGGTTCTAGATGAACTGCATCGATCGAACGGAGATGTCGACCAGGCCTTGGCAGCGTTGTTGGCTAAATCTTTACAAATGCCTTGAGCTGGGGGGATGCGGGTCGTAATTTTGATGGGTGACATTTTGTGAACAGTCATATCGTAACTTTAAACAGGTGgccattgtcttttttttttttttccaaatcacagccataaacatataaacacgtcTTCATTAATCTAATCTCATTGAAtttcaaatgtaaacaactgaagaGATTAAATATTCTACTGTAATTCAGTTGTAGACATTTTATTTTGCCTTCCAATTAAGAATTGTTATCAACAGAACTGATGAAACTAACTAACATTGAAACAACTGCCTGCATCTGGCTTGATGGTAACAGTTGTTTCATAGTTTGATGACAAACGCTGTCATTTCGTCggctttctttctctattatgTCACATTAACTTACAATtgtatattttcctgtttttgtaTCATTTTAAACTCCTCATCTGTTGCTGTTTCCACTCAACCTACCAATATCTGTTCTTTAATTTTGCTCTCATATCTTTTATTAAGAGTTGTTACTGTCCAAAACTTGGCTTTCACGTGTTGTTTGTCCTGAcataaaatttacaatttatgtatatctacatttacATCAAAGTATTTTGTTGAAGAAAGCTTTTTTGTATTTagattatttctaatattattcATGTTTCTACATCAGTCTTGCTTTACATACTGCATTGAGTGGCTTTATTGATTCACAAACACTCTCCTCTTCATTGACAATCTATGGTATATCAGTACAGTGTTTGAGCAGAAGTAgtaataatattcattatcatGTTACCTGTAaggattcatttatttattgcattcttAGTCTTCCTTTGCACCTAGGGCATAACAACACCTGTATCCTTTCATTCCTGATCACTCATTGTCTGTACTAAAAACCATTACTATTTCTACtccaacaatattattattattattattatttctactcaaaCACTATCATTATTTCTACCCAAACATTACTTCACTTAACTACTAGTTTCACCATTAACTGACAGTGCTGGCGTTCATTTCATCTTtgaagagttatttcccctgaGATCCAGCTACCGTTTCTTGTTCTCTAAATTTGGGATCAGATTTCTTGGTTTCCGAGAATTATTGGCAAAACCTTTTTGACAGAATTTTGGTAGAAACAGTCCATATAATcccatataacttttttttttttttataattgtttgaaattttcagaaaatattttgcgaatttgtgttctacacatgggaatccatatgcttcagaaaatttttagttattgctttaatattgtgtaaaaggaaacaagcatataaaaagaaaatttatacataaacttgatcggttc includes these proteins:
- the LOC106868375 gene encoding protein DDI1 homolog 2, with product MQVTVTTLSDKVFTIEVSEDLELENFKALCEFETGIPAKETAILLNGRPLRDDKASLKSYGIGHNDILLLQHMRGVTGLTLPTNTPFSANTSQRSPAHGGPGSAPVIDFGSIQIPGVGPLPQASIGGQSTSQGHGGGASFMDDPKVVRDMFLNNPHELALLKERNPPLAEALVSGSLEKFSEVFRQQQSERMEKAQERMRLMSANPFSPEVQKMIAEEIRLKNVETNMETAMEFAPESFGQVHMLYIDCNVNGHPVKAFVDSGAQMTIMSQSCAERCNIMRLVDNRWAGIAKGVGTQKIIGRVHLGQIQIGPDFLQSSFSILEDQPVDMLLGLDMLRRHQCSIDLKRNVLVIGTTGTETPFLSESELPEHARLNLLQRPSSSIESEDQQLAEALARSAEEASAKHVMVSSRKLTSTSTAISGSKPTATVSSPPHIPPTSPPQTFSEEAMLRLMSYGFERQQVLDELHRSNGDVDQALAALLAKSLQMP